Proteins encoded in a region of the Haloglomus salinum genome:
- a CDS encoding CAP domain-containing protein codes for MKRRALLRASGASVAFGLASGCTERFGIGDDTTEQPTPCPMPRFDAVASDEYDRIEPFERAVFERVNESRRSQGIEPVEWDEVLAYISRLHSRNMARNGYLAHEDTSGRGPGDRIRGFRYGCQHSFSENIFRIYRYYSEYNHDILPIGREAVAWWEESPPHRRAMWSEPVEVAGVGCYITRDNDIYVTNLFCTHDPADAEDAATGTPSEDCYYGGERP; via the coding sequence ATGAAACGGCGGGCACTCCTCCGTGCGTCCGGAGCGAGCGTAGCGTTCGGACTCGCCAGCGGTTGTACCGAGCGCTTCGGTATCGGTGACGATACTACCGAACAACCCACCCCCTGTCCGATGCCCCGGTTCGATGCCGTCGCCAGCGACGAGTACGACCGTATCGAACCGTTCGAGCGAGCCGTCTTCGAGCGGGTGAACGAATCGCGTCGGTCACAGGGAATCGAGCCCGTTGAGTGGGACGAAGTGCTGGCCTACATCTCTCGACTGCATAGCCGGAATATGGCGAGGAACGGGTACTTGGCCCACGAGGATACGTCAGGTAGGGGCCCCGGGGATAGGATTCGCGGATTTCGGTACGGGTGCCAGCATTCCTTTTCAGAGAATATATTCCGAATTTATCGATATTATTCGGAGTATAACCATGATATACTTCCCATAGGTAGAGAAGCGGTAGCTTGGTGGGAAGAATCGCCACCACATCGGCGAGCAATGTGGAGCGAACCGGTCGAAGTCGCCGGTGTGGGCTGCTACATCACCCGAGACAACGATATCTACGTCACCAACCTGTTCTGCACGCACGACCCGGCCGACGCCGAGGACGCTGCCACGGGAACCCCCTCGGAGGACTGCTACTACGGGGGTGAGCGCCCGTGA
- a CDS encoding PKD domain-containing protein, with translation MKSTHLREVAYLLLLTVLLLGGGGVAAGGEPPLADAGLDQQVERNATVLLDAAGSRDADGTIRSYRWTIETPDGRTVQPRDADAPRTSFVAQRTGRYEVTVTVTDDEGQTASDTLYVDVDPAATSPSSPAASDTTPGLTDSAEPASDGVVDPATPDAPLSVDPADSDGSGAAGTGVCPEGATSDGQSDCLEGDPPATVEVSGALYVRQGSVHTYTATVSDPPEGIADISWSGGLGSGYSATHLFTEPPGSTVRIAATVDDGEGHTSSDAVVVHVVTDNAPPEVRIEGPVATCVGEPVELEGYAIASEQHDEVVETTWHGDPTFVPQHPGQYVVGFSAQDTQAQTARTQHTVAVREKRVCEPLGGRTGGGNNATDKLLIRAADDNLVEGSRISSVMRARGNVPDSGPVEKLADVGAGLGRVGEGAAEHATGNEETLVFYMSAENASRLGQNIRTTPDDEVVAGANGPRINEHERLRNARVEDRVETERGRVKVVVRLGKDNTGNPDRFTGENRTDSDPAAAVDSSSERSQASQSGESPSPELSSNTDQTVIDNDPGIADTVSDITDPVGDAVESVGSLLGSDDAESDSGSGGSDTESRDPETEASSADSSESAADDDSGSSGGGTVPALDGIVDTSADESDGIGSDSSGSSDPSGSSDSSGSSDSSGSSDSSGSSDSSDEPTIDGSDSWGGII, from the coding sequence ATGAAATCAACACACCTTCGGGAGGTTGCGTACCTGTTGCTCCTCACGGTCCTTCTGCTGGGTGGAGGTGGTGTCGCTGCAGGGGGTGAACCGCCGCTTGCCGACGCCGGCCTCGACCAGCAGGTCGAACGGAACGCGACGGTCCTGCTCGACGCTGCCGGCTCTCGCGACGCCGATGGAACCATCCGCTCGTACCGGTGGACCATCGAGACGCCGGACGGCCGGACGGTCCAGCCTCGCGACGCGGATGCGCCCCGGACATCGTTCGTCGCCCAACGGACTGGTCGGTACGAGGTGACCGTCACCGTCACCGACGACGAGGGACAGACGGCATCGGACACGCTGTACGTCGACGTGGACCCAGCTGCCACATCCCCGTCGTCCCCGGCGGCTTCGGACACGACGCCCGGACTCACGGACTCTGCAGAGCCGGCTTCCGACGGCGTCGTCGACCCGGCCACCCCGGACGCGCCGCTCTCGGTCGACCCGGCTGATTCCGACGGCAGTGGCGCGGCGGGCACGGGCGTCTGTCCGGAAGGAGCGACCTCAGACGGCCAGTCCGACTGTCTGGAGGGAGACCCACCGGCCACGGTCGAGGTCTCCGGGGCACTCTACGTCCGGCAGGGAAGCGTCCATACCTACACTGCGACCGTCAGCGACCCTCCGGAGGGTATCGCCGATATCTCCTGGTCTGGTGGCCTCGGCTCCGGGTACTCGGCGACCCACCTCTTCACGGAGCCACCGGGGTCGACTGTCCGCATCGCAGCCACCGTCGACGACGGCGAGGGGCACACCTCCTCGGATGCCGTCGTCGTCCACGTCGTCACGGACAACGCTCCGCCGGAGGTCCGTATCGAGGGCCCAGTCGCGACCTGTGTCGGCGAACCGGTCGAACTCGAGGGGTACGCTATCGCCTCCGAGCAACACGACGAGGTCGTCGAGACGACATGGCACGGCGACCCGACGTTCGTCCCACAGCATCCCGGACAGTACGTCGTCGGGTTCTCCGCGCAGGACACGCAGGCTCAGACGGCGCGTACCCAGCATACCGTGGCGGTTCGAGAGAAGCGGGTGTGTGAACCTCTCGGTGGCCGTACTGGCGGTGGGAACAACGCCACAGACAAACTCCTCATCAGAGCTGCCGATGACAACCTGGTGGAAGGTAGCAGAATCTCCTCGGTCATGCGGGCACGCGGGAACGTACCGGACTCGGGTCCGGTCGAGAAACTTGCTGACGTCGGCGCGGGTCTCGGTCGTGTCGGCGAGGGGGCCGCCGAGCACGCGACTGGGAACGAGGAGACGCTCGTCTTCTACATGTCCGCTGAGAATGCCAGTCGATTAGGTCAGAACATCCGCACGACCCCTGACGACGAAGTCGTCGCAGGGGCGAATGGTCCTCGGATCAACGAACACGAACGGCTGCGCAACGCCCGTGTCGAGGACCGAGTGGAGACGGAGCGTGGCAGGGTCAAGGTCGTCGTTCGCCTCGGGAAAGATAACACCGGAAATCCGGACCGGTTCACCGGAGAGAATCGGACTGATAGTGACCCCGCTGCAGCCGTCGACTCGTCGTCCGAACGCTCCCAGGCCAGCCAATCGGGTGAGTCGCCCTCGCCCGAGCTGTCTTCCAACACTGACCAGACCGTAATCGACAACGACCCCGGAATCGCCGATACCGTGTCGGATATCACTGATCCAGTTGGAGACGCAGTTGAGAGTGTCGGGAGCTTACTCGGGAGCGACGATGCGGAATCTGATTCGGGCAGCGGTGGCAGCGACACCGAGAGCCGGGACCCGGAGACCGAAGCCTCGTCTGCTGACAGTTCGGAGTCCGCCGCGGACGACGATTCTGGCTCCTCCGGAGGAGGCACCGTCCCTGCACTCGACGGTATCGTCGACACCTCCGCGGACGAATCCGACGGCATCGGTTCGGATTCGTCCGGCTCATCTGACCCGTCCGGCTCATCCGACTCGTCCGGCTCATCCGACTCGTCCGGCTCATCCGACTCGTCCGGCTCATCCGACTCGTCCGACGAACCGACCATCGACGGCAGCGATAGCTGGGGTGGCATCATATGA
- a CDS encoding sensor histidine kinase, translating to MGTGIVLLPATAAMDDVAAALDVSAARYEGVHDARARLRAGGVICVVVDTGADSGAADGRVRRFRRESSAAVVLAVDPDGGAAAIGADAAAVVDRTAPAATARRLEEIRSDELFDRSARRSAGAETLLRAAAETIRSGDEDDIEPLADDIVTSIGGTRPYPVVWAGQHDAERQVVRPLAAVGTPRNHLRAVPVGGRAGSDGGIGDETDGEGATWATRNAVTADGGAAVFTVPLDGSDRSSTDGGGTHLVALRVPTSPVVVLHLVAERHGGIPVVERQALTTLGSALAAAVADGAAGGGNEDRLRLLADVLAHELSNQLGAASLQLDLAQEHGDDEHFDHVARALDRLEGLTAETRALARPEPDREWTDLGTVVDSAWAAISTSNATLQVTDATLNVDTPLVRLAAINLLRNAVEHGRADTGAGDEDDDAPGLRVEVGPVGDDEGFYVADNGHGIPEAERDRVLEWGYSSGDSTGVGLGLVRVVAERHGWEVAVEESEAGGTRVALGPEESL from the coding sequence ATGGGGACGGGGATCGTACTGCTTCCGGCGACCGCCGCGATGGACGACGTGGCGGCGGCGCTGGACGTGTCAGCAGCGCGCTACGAGGGCGTCCACGACGCGAGGGCCCGACTTCGGGCCGGAGGCGTCATCTGCGTCGTGGTCGATACGGGGGCTGACAGCGGAGCGGCAGACGGGAGGGTCCGGCGGTTCCGCCGGGAATCGAGCGCGGCAGTGGTGCTGGCCGTCGACCCCGACGGCGGTGCCGCGGCGATCGGCGCCGACGCGGCAGCCGTCGTCGACCGGACCGCGCCAGCAGCAACCGCCCGGAGGCTCGAAGAGATTCGCTCCGACGAACTGTTCGACCGCTCGGCACGCCGGAGCGCCGGAGCGGAGACACTCCTGCGAGCGGCGGCCGAGACCATCCGGAGCGGCGACGAGGACGACATCGAGCCGCTGGCGGACGACATCGTCACGTCGATCGGTGGAACCCGTCCGTACCCAGTGGTCTGGGCCGGCCAGCACGATGCCGAACGGCAGGTGGTTCGACCGCTGGCCGCCGTGGGAACGCCGAGGAACCATCTCCGGGCTGTTCCAGTCGGAGGCAGGGCCGGCAGCGACGGCGGCATCGGGGACGAAACCGACGGGGAGGGGGCCACGTGGGCGACGAGGAACGCAGTGACCGCTGACGGCGGTGCAGCGGTGTTCACCGTGCCGCTCGATGGGAGCGACCGTTCGTCCACCGACGGTGGCGGAACCCATCTGGTGGCGTTACGGGTTCCCACCAGCCCGGTGGTGGTGCTCCATCTCGTCGCCGAGCGGCACGGGGGCATCCCGGTAGTGGAGCGGCAAGCGCTCACGACCCTCGGGTCGGCACTGGCGGCCGCCGTGGCAGACGGCGCGGCCGGCGGAGGAAACGAGGACCGACTCCGGCTGCTGGCCGACGTACTGGCCCACGAGTTGAGCAACCAGCTCGGTGCCGCGAGCCTGCAGCTCGACCTCGCGCAGGAACACGGTGACGACGAACATTTCGACCATGTCGCCCGAGCGCTCGACCGACTGGAGGGGCTCACCGCGGAGACCCGAGCGCTGGCCCGGCCCGAGCCCGACCGCGAATGGACCGACCTCGGGACGGTGGTCGACTCGGCGTGGGCGGCGATATCGACATCGAACGCGACGCTGCAGGTAACGGACGCCACACTGAACGTCGACACCCCGCTCGTTCGCCTGGCGGCCATCAACCTCCTGCGGAACGCGGTGGAGCACGGGCGGGCGGACACCGGAGCCGGCGACGAGGACGACGACGCCCCGGGTCTCCGGGTCGAGGTCGGCCCCGTCGGCGACGACGAGGGGTTCTACGTGGCCGATAACGGCCACGGTATCCCGGAGGCCGAGCGCGACCGGGTACTGGAGTGGGGGTACTCGAGTGGCGACAGCACGGGCGTCGGACTCGGCCTGGTCCGTGTCGTGGCGGAGCGACACGGCTGGGAGGTCGCGGTCGAAGAGAGCGAGGCAGGAGGGACACGTGTGGCGCTGGGGCCCGAAGAATCGCTGTGA
- a CDS encoding response regulator produces the protein MSDGEPPTVLIADDEPAIVDGQASRLERQYRIRRAYGGREALERLDETVDVALLDRRMPDLSGDEVLERLRSEGYDCRVAMLTGVEPSFDIAEMGFDDYIRKPVDEASLFDVVEKLVARQAYDAGLREFYSVARRVALIEADHDPQELDGNEAYQRLLDRRQVLRSHLDDTLDELRTTEGYAVAVDDIVTEERTGREPCAGGD, from the coding sequence ATGTCCGATGGTGAACCCCCGACCGTCCTGATTGCAGACGACGAGCCCGCCATCGTCGACGGCCAGGCCTCCCGGCTGGAGCGACAGTACCGAATCCGACGGGCCTACGGGGGGCGTGAGGCACTCGAACGGCTGGACGAGACGGTCGATGTCGCCCTTCTCGACCGTCGGATGCCGGATCTTTCCGGTGACGAGGTGCTGGAGCGCCTCCGTTCGGAGGGATACGACTGTCGGGTCGCCATGCTCACGGGGGTCGAGCCCTCGTTCGACATCGCCGAGATGGGGTTCGACGACTACATCAGGAAACCCGTCGACGAGGCCTCACTGTTCGATGTCGTGGAGAAACTCGTCGCGCGGCAGGCCTACGACGCGGGGCTACGGGAGTTCTACTCCGTCGCGCGCCGTGTCGCGCTGATAGAGGCCGACCACGACCCACAGGAACTCGACGGGAACGAGGCATACCAGCGGCTCCTTGACCGGCGGCAGGTACTCCGCTCCCACCTGGACGACACGCTGGACGAACTCCGGACGACCGAGGGATACGCCGTCGCCGTCGACGATATCGTCACCGAAGAGCGGACTGGCCGGGAGCCGTGCGCGGGCGGTGACTGA
- a CDS encoding PLP-dependent cysteine synthase family protein, producing the protein MKRGILDTLGSPLVQVRSPPGSVIAAKVESKNPGGSAKDRPAVAMVEAAERDGELEPGDRIVEPTSGNTGIGIALVAAAKGYDATLVMPGSKSPERRNIMQAYGADLELVDGDISAAKERADEIEAEEGAVQLRQFENPANPEAHYRTTGPEILEQVGDAEIDALVAGIGTGGTITGIGRRLREEFPEMDILGVEPAENAVLTGDEPSDDDFQGMGPGFVSPNLDTDLLDGVETVSIEAAEAEVRRLAREEGILVGQSSAASNLAAKRRARALVDMDPAAGGECPEPDNETRVLEDDPSPIGGTAGGASIPDDCPLVVTVFWDSGERYMSTGLFDHED; encoded by the coding sequence ATGAAGCGCGGAATCCTCGATACGCTCGGCTCGCCGCTGGTACAGGTCCGGTCGCCACCGGGGAGCGTCATCGCCGCCAAGGTGGAATCGAAGAACCCCGGCGGGAGCGCGAAGGACCGCCCGGCCGTGGCGATGGTCGAGGCCGCAGAGCGAGACGGGGAGCTCGAACCCGGCGACCGTATCGTCGAGCCGACCTCCGGGAACACGGGTATCGGCATCGCGCTGGTCGCGGCCGCGAAGGGGTACGACGCGACGCTCGTGATGCCCGGCTCGAAATCGCCCGAGCGGCGCAATATCATGCAGGCCTACGGTGCAGATCTCGAACTCGTCGATGGGGACATCTCCGCGGCGAAAGAGCGCGCCGACGAGATCGAAGCGGAGGAGGGGGCGGTCCAGCTGCGTCAGTTCGAGAACCCCGCCAACCCCGAGGCACACTACCGGACGACCGGCCCGGAGATACTGGAGCAGGTCGGCGACGCCGAGATCGACGCACTGGTCGCCGGCATCGGGACGGGCGGTACCATCACTGGTATCGGCCGGCGGCTTCGCGAGGAGTTCCCGGAGATGGATATCCTCGGCGTCGAGCCGGCCGAGAACGCCGTTCTGACGGGTGACGAGCCCAGCGACGACGACTTCCAGGGGATGGGCCCTGGCTTCGTCAGCCCGAACCTCGATACGGACCTGCTCGACGGCGTCGAGACGGTTAGCATCGAGGCAGCCGAGGCCGAGGTCCGGCGTCTCGCCCGCGAGGAGGGCATTCTCGTGGGCCAGTCCTCGGCGGCGTCGAACCTGGCCGCGAAGCGACGGGCTCGAGCCCTCGTCGACATGGACCCGGCGGCCGGTGGCGAGTGCCCCGAACCGGACAATGAGACCCGGGTGCTGGAAGACGACCCGTCGCCCATCGGCGGCACCGCCGGCGGTGCGAGCATCCCGGACGACTGCCCGCTCGTCGTGACGGTGTTCTGGGACTCGGGCGAGCGCTACATGTCGACGGGCCTGTTCGACCACGAGGACTGA
- a CDS encoding sensor histidine kinase has product MGTRVETNTSPDDVDPEGPVGSVQARTPSLTVVAFGLGILTVTAWNFLREQRTVSADLPPLAAALLGLVLASGLLYAGTRLARSGLDQDERWLVAQSTLGGGAVFAGIIILTMLIRVAEGRPVSEAPFVLLASTGGGGIAGSLVGGLYAKARRDARVAEFARAEAEQAQNRAERARADAEENRKQLEEAQAETERLLAEARKTRDDLRLINRVLRHDIKNSIMVIESRAEFLGDDLEGAATDDIDDRAGEFLDTIVAQAEEIEREVERTGAVIETITDEDPDLQTTDLGAAIEEQATTVRNSFDVDLRVDGLDDGDGPSVLANQVLPDVLGNVLTNAVVHHGGTAPTVEITVTEDEETVTVRIADDGPGIDDDRKSEVFHRGESSGDGGFGLFFVDRMMEQYGGGLRIEDADLGGAAFVFEFQRTE; this is encoded by the coding sequence ATGGGTACCCGCGTCGAGACGAACACGTCGCCCGACGATGTCGACCCGGAGGGGCCCGTCGGGTCGGTTCAGGCGCGGACCCCGTCGCTGACGGTCGTCGCCTTCGGGCTCGGGATACTGACCGTGACAGCGTGGAACTTCCTGCGTGAGCAGCGGACGGTCTCGGCCGACCTGCCGCCGCTGGCTGCGGCGCTTCTCGGCCTCGTGCTGGCGAGCGGGCTGCTGTACGCCGGCACCAGGCTGGCACGGTCCGGGCTCGACCAGGACGAACGCTGGCTGGTCGCCCAGAGCACGCTCGGCGGTGGCGCCGTCTTCGCCGGCATCATCATCCTGACCATGCTCATCCGGGTTGCCGAGGGGCGTCCCGTCTCGGAGGCGCCGTTCGTGCTGCTCGCGTCCACCGGTGGTGGAGGCATCGCGGGAAGCCTCGTGGGGGGCCTCTACGCCAAGGCCCGCCGGGACGCTCGCGTCGCCGAGTTCGCGCGTGCCGAGGCCGAGCAGGCACAGAACCGTGCCGAGCGTGCCCGCGCTGACGCCGAGGAGAACCGGAAACAGCTCGAGGAGGCACAGGCCGAGACCGAGCGCCTGCTCGCGGAGGCCCGCAAGACCAGGGACGACCTCCGGCTCATCAACCGCGTCCTCCGCCACGATATCAAGAATAGTATCATGGTCATCGAGTCGCGGGCGGAGTTCCTCGGTGACGACCTCGAGGGCGCGGCGACCGACGATATCGACGACCGGGCCGGGGAGTTCCTCGATACCATCGTCGCGCAGGCAGAGGAGATAGAGCGCGAGGTCGAGCGGACGGGTGCGGTCATCGAGACCATCACCGACGAGGACCCGGACCTGCAGACCACGGACCTCGGGGCTGCCATCGAGGAACAGGCGACGACCGTCCGGAACTCGTTCGACGTGGACCTCCGAGTCGACGGCCTCGACGACGGTGACGGGCCGTCCGTCCTCGCCAATCAGGTCCTCCCGGACGTGCTCGGAAACGTGCTCACCAACGCCGTCGTCCACCACGGTGGGACCGCCCCGACCGTCGAGATAACCGTCACCGAGGACGAGGAGACGGTGACGGTCCGCATCGCCGACGACGGGCCGGGAATCGACGACGACCGGAAGTCGGAGGTGTTCCACCGCGGCGAGTCCAGCGGTGATGGCGGCTTCGGTCTCTTCTTCGTCGACCGGATGATGGAGCAGTACGGCGGTGGCCTACGCATCGAGGACGCCGACCTGGGTGGCGCGGCGTTCGTCTTCGAGTTCCAGCGCACCGAGTGA
- a CDS encoding 1,4-dihydroxy-2-naphthoyl-CoA synthase — protein sequence MSVSETFDADRWEPVADFDFRDLTYHRGTDVAAVRIAFDRPAKRNAFRPETVDELYTALDHAKRQTDIGCVILTGNGPAPKDGGRSFCSGGDQAIRGDAGYEYTAGEDPDAGGAPTESQQQAPRLHILEVQRLIRHIPKPVLCVVPGWAVGGGHSLHVVCDMTLASEEHAKFLQTDPDVASFDAGFGSAYLANQVGHKRAREVFFLGKTYSAEEAVDMGMANAAVPHEELEEVALEWAAEMTSKSPMAMRMLKYAFNMDTDGLVGQQVFAGEATRLGYMTEEAAEGRDAFNEGREPDFSGFPWHY from the coding sequence ATGTCAGTCTCGGAGACGTTCGACGCCGACCGATGGGAGCCCGTCGCGGACTTCGACTTCCGCGATTTGACCTACCACCGCGGTACGGACGTGGCGGCCGTCCGCATCGCCTTCGACCGCCCGGCGAAGCGCAACGCCTTCCGGCCCGAGACGGTGGACGAACTCTACACCGCGCTCGACCACGCGAAGCGCCAGACCGACATCGGCTGTGTCATCCTCACCGGGAACGGTCCCGCCCCGAAGGACGGCGGCCGGTCGTTCTGCTCGGGCGGCGACCAGGCCATCCGCGGCGACGCGGGGTACGAGTACACCGCCGGGGAGGACCCGGATGCCGGCGGGGCGCCGACCGAGAGCCAGCAGCAGGCCCCTCGGCTCCACATCCTCGAGGTTCAGCGGCTCATCCGGCACATCCCAAAACCCGTCCTGTGCGTGGTGCCGGGATGGGCCGTCGGCGGCGGTCACTCGCTGCACGTGGTCTGTGACATGACGCTCGCGTCGGAGGAGCACGCGAAGTTCCTCCAGACGGACCCCGACGTGGCGAGCTTCGACGCCGGTTTCGGGAGTGCCTATCTCGCCAATCAGGTCGGCCACAAGCGGGCCCGCGAGGTGTTCTTCCTGGGGAAGACCTACTCCGCGGAGGAGGCCGTCGACATGGGGATGGCCAACGCCGCCGTCCCGCACGAGGAACTGGAGGAGGTCGCGCTGGAGTGGGCCGCGGAGATGACCAGCAAGTCACCGATGGCGATGCGGATGCTGAAGTACGCGTTCAACATGGACACGGACGGACTCGTGGGGCAGCAGGTGTTCGCCGGCGAGGCGACGCGGCTGGGGTACATGACCGAGGAGGCCGCCGAGGGCCGGGACGCGTTCAACGAGGGGCGCGAACCCGACTTCTCCGGATTCCCCTGGCACTACTGA
- a CDS encoding DUF7521 family protein has protein sequence MVNILNAVLVLMRLILFGLSLGLTVISFQSYQRRQSQRLQYAFIGFAFISMGVAVTNLSTQIGTSGAAAGTELVLIQISETVPFIIGFAMIYLSLYR, from the coding sequence ATGGTCAATATCTTGAATGCGGTGCTGGTGCTGATGCGACTGATTCTGTTCGGCCTCTCACTCGGCCTGACCGTCATCAGCTTCCAGTCCTACCAGCGCCGCCAGTCGCAGCGGCTCCAGTACGCCTTCATCGGCTTTGCATTCATCAGCATGGGCGTCGCGGTCACGAACCTCTCGACACAGATCGGAACCTCCGGGGCGGCCGCCGGGACGGAACTGGTCCTGATCCAGATCTCCGAGACGGTACCCTTCATCATCGGGTTCGCGATGATATATCTCTCGCTGTACCGGTGA
- a CDS encoding winged helix-turn-helix domain-containing protein — protein sequence MDENRSIEEILNTIGDEHARTVLAAISRNPRSAKELAEECDLSLPTIYRRLELLQEHDLITERTAVAEDGNHYNIYECNFDSTVITLEDQEYKVRIYRKENLPDRFGQLWDELGSESE from the coding sequence GTGGACGAGAACCGCAGTATCGAGGAGATACTGAATACCATCGGCGACGAGCACGCTAGGACGGTCCTCGCGGCCATCAGTCGTAACCCTCGGTCTGCGAAGGAGCTCGCAGAGGAGTGTGACCTCTCGCTTCCGACCATCTACCGGCGACTGGAGCTCCTCCAGGAGCACGACCTCATCACCGAGCGCACTGCGGTCGCGGAGGACGGGAACCACTACAACATCTACGAGTGCAACTTCGACTCCACGGTCATCACGCTGGAGGACCAGGAGTACAAGGTCCGCATCTACCGGAAGGAGAACCTCCCCGACCGGTTCGGCCAGCTCTGGGACGAGCTCGGCTCGGAGTCGGAGTGA
- a CDS encoding universal stress protein, translating to MYDAILFATDGSEAAATALDHAISTADAHGATLHVLSVADERLALAADDTEATRDDLRERAQEAVDDAANAASGSGVHVETSVTDGVPFREILAYAESEGVGLVVVGTHGREGREKRVNMGSTAERVVNQADRPVLVVRETEESG from the coding sequence ATGTACGACGCCATCCTGTTCGCGACCGACGGGAGCGAGGCCGCCGCGACCGCCCTCGACCACGCGATTTCGACAGCCGACGCCCACGGCGCGACGCTCCACGTGCTCTCCGTGGCCGACGAACGCCTCGCGCTCGCGGCCGACGACACCGAGGCGACACGCGATGACCTCCGCGAGCGCGCACAGGAGGCCGTCGATGACGCCGCCAACGCGGCCAGCGGCTCCGGCGTCCACGTCGAGACGAGCGTCACCGACGGGGTGCCGTTCCGGGAGATTCTGGCGTACGCCGAGTCCGAAGGCGTGGGATTAGTGGTGGTTGGCACGCACGGGCGCGAAGGGCGCGAGAAGCGGGTGAATATGGGGTCGACGGCGGAGCGGGTGGTGAATCAGGCTGACCGACCGGTGCTGGTGGTACGGGAGACGGAGGAATCGGGGTAG